In Anas acuta chromosome 6, bAnaAcu1.1, whole genome shotgun sequence, the following are encoded in one genomic region:
- the CCNT2 gene encoding cyclin-T2 isoform X1, protein MAAAAGSGPGSGAGSSARGCGGGGGGGGGGGGGGGSTAASRWFFSREQLDNTPSRRCGVEADKELSYRQQAANLIQDMGQRLNVSQLTINTAIVYMHRFYMHHSFTKFNRNIISPTALFLAAKVEEQPRKLEHVIKVAHACLHPQEPLLDTKSDAYLQQAQELVILETIMLQTLGFEITIEHPHTDVVKCTQLVRASKDLAQTSYFMATNSLHLTTFCLQYKPTVIACVCIHLACKWSNWEIPVSTDGKHWWEYVDPSVTLELLDELTHEFLQILEKTPSRLKRIRNWRANQAARKPKGDGQVSENSLLGSSLVQNSILVDTVTGVAANTSFQKPSTSFPAPVPLTSGSISVPDSHAPENLAILATGMPSTSYNLASHQEWPQHQEQNRTEQIYSQKQETLPPSQYNMNFQPGTSVQLHSGVHHRPDKLAEHSAVKQEYSHKSGNKHHGQVAAPVIIPQKMSLDKYREKRKLETLELDVREHYVATPGEQPHKKHMPAQTASSASVTSPIKMKIPITNAEKPEKHVSDKKEKGGSLKLRIPIPPTEKGASKEELKMKIKVSSSERHSSSDEGSGKSKHSSPHVSKEHKEKHKDHSLNRHHSMGHKHSHSHSGSSSGGSKHSADGLTPTALRSPVGLSSDGNSSSSGSSRKRLHSNDASHNHHSKMSKSSKSSGSSSSSSSVKQYVSSHSSVFNLPLPPPTPVTYQVGYGHLSTLVKLDKKPVENGPDAHHQYSTNSQHMDYKDTFDMLDSLLSAQGMNM, encoded by the exons atggcggcggcggcgggatCGGGACCAGGCTCAGGCGCGGGCTCCTCAGCGCGGGGCTgtggcggcggcggaggaggaggaggaggaggaggcggcggcggcggctccacGGCGGCGTCGCGGTGGTTCTTCAGCCGCGAGCAGCTGGACAACACGCCCTCCCGGCGCTGCGGCGTGGAGGCCGACAAGGAGCTCTCGTACCGGCAGCAGGCGGCCAACCTCATCCAGGACATGGGCCAGCGCCTCAACGT ATCTCAGCTGACAATAAATACTGCGATTGTTTACATGCACAGGTTTTATATGCACCATTCCTTCACAAAGTTTAATCGGAAC ataaTATCTCCTACGGCATTGTTCTTGGCTGCAAAAGTGGAAGAACAGCCGCGGAAACTCGAACATGTTATTAAAGTAGCACATGCCTGTCTTCACCCTCAAGAGCCACTACTGGATACAAAGAGTGAT GCATACCTTCAGCAAGCTCAAGAGCTGGTTATACTTGAAACAATAATGCTTCAAACTTTAG GTTTTGAGATTACCATTGAACATCCGCACACAGATGTTGTGAAATGTACGCAATTAGTGAGAG caAGCAAGGATTTGGCACAGACATCCTATTTCATGGCTACCAACAG TCTTCACCTTACTACATTCTGTCTTCAATACAAGCCTACGGTGATAGCATGTGTGTGCATTCACTTGGCCTGCAAGTGGTCTAACTGGGAGATTCCAGTATCGACTGATGGGAAACACTGGTGGGAATATGTGGATCCTTCGGTTACTCTGGAATTGCTGGATG AACTAACGCACGAGTTTCTGcaaatactggaaaaaacaCCTAGCAGGCTGAAGAGAATTAGAAATTGGCGG GCTAACCAGGCTGCTAGGAAACCTAAAGGTGATGGGCAGGTATCCGAGAACTCGCTTCTTGGCTCGTCTTTGGTCCAGAATTCCATTTTGGTGGATACAGTTACTGGTGTGGCCGCAAATACAAGTTTCCAAAAACCATCGACATCATTTCCTGCACCGGTACCTCTGACCTCAGGAAGTATTTCTGTTCCAGATAGTCATGCACCTGAAAATTTGGCAATACTAGCAACAGGGATGCCAAGTACCTCATACAATTTGGCATCCCACCAGGAATGGCCTCAGCATCAAGAACAAAACAGGACAGAACAAATATACTCTCAGAAACAGGAGACATTACCTCCTAGTCAGTATAACATGAACTTCCAGCCAGGGACGTCTGTACAGCTGCACTCGGGAGTACATCACAGACCCGACAAACTTGCCGAGCATTCTGCTGTCAAGCAAGAGTATTCTCATAAGTCAGGAAACAAACACCACGGACAAGTTGCTGCTCCCGTAATAATTCCTCAGAAAATGTCTCTGGATAAATACAGAGAGAAACGCAAACTAGAAACCCTTGAATTGGATGTGAGAGAACACTACGTAGCAACCCCAGGCGAACAGccacacaaaaaacacatgcCGGCGCAGACAGCCAGCAGTGCTTCCGTTACGTCtcccattaaaatgaaaatcccCATCACGAACGCAGAGAAGCCTGAAAAACACGTGtctgataaaaaagaaaagggaggctCGCTCAAACTGCGCATACCCATCCCGCCCACAGAAAAGGGTGCCAGTAAGGAggagctgaaaatgaaaattaaagtttcCTCCTCAGAAAGACATAGCTCATCGGATGAGGGCAGTGGAAAAAGTAAGCACTCCAGTCCACACGTTAGCAAGGAACACAAGGAGAAGCACAAAGACCACTCCTTAAATCGCCACCACAGCATGGGTCACAAGCACTCCCACTCGcacagtggcagcagcagtggcgGCAGTAAGCATAGTGCTGACGGCTTAACACCGACTGCTCTGAGGAGCCCCGTTGGCCTGAGTAGTGACGGCAATTCCTCTAGTTCCGGCTCGTCAAGGAAGAGGTTACACAGCAACGATGCTTCTCACAACCACCACTCCAAAATGAGCAAAAGTTCCAAAAGTTCAGGTAGTTCATCTAGTTCTTCCTCTGTTAAGCAGTATGTATCCTCTCACAGCTCTGTTTTTAACCTTCCCTTACCCCCTCCTACCCCTGTCACATACCAGGTGGGCTACGGACATCTCAGCACCCTCGTGAAACTGGACAAGAAGCCAGTGGAGAACGGTCCTGATGCCCATCACCAGTACAGTACAAACAGCCAGCATATGGACTACAAAGACACATTCGACATGCTGGATTCGCTGTTAAGTGCCCAAGGAATGAACATGTAG
- the CCNT2 gene encoding cyclin-T2 isoform X3 has translation MAAAAGSGPGSGAGSSARGCGGGGGGGGGGGGGGGSTAASRWFFSREQLDNTPSRRCGVEADKELSYRQQAANLIQDMGQRLNVSQLTINTAIVYMHRFYMHHSFTKFNRNIISPTALFLAAKVEEQPRKLEHVIKVAHACLHPQEPLLDTKSDAYLQQAQELVILETIMLQTLGFEITIEHPHTDVVKCTQLVRASKDLAQTSYFMATNSLHLTTFCLQYKPTVIACVCIHLACKWSNWEIPVSTDGKHWWEYVDPSVTLELLDELTHEFLQILEKTPSRLKRIRNWRANQAARKPKGDGQVSENSLLGSSLVQNSILVDTVTGVAANTSFQKPSTSFPAPVPLTSGSISVPDSHAPENLAILATGMPSTSYNLASHQEWPQHQEQNRTEQIYSQKQETLPPSQYNMNFQPGTSVQLHSGVHHRPDKLAEHSAVKQEYSHKSGNKHHGQVAAPVIIPQKMSLDKYREKRKLETLELDVREHYVATPGEQPHKKHMPAQTASSASVTSPIKMKIPITNAEKPEKHVSDKKEKGGSLKLRIPIPPTEKGASKEELKMKIKVSSSERHSSSDEGSGKSKHSSPHVSKEHKEKHKDHSLNRHHSMGHKHSHSHSGSSSGGSKHSADGLTPTALRSPVGLSSDGNSSSSGSSRKRLHSNDASHNHHSKMSKSSKSSGGLRTSQHPRETGQEASGERS, from the exons atggcggcggcggcgggatCGGGACCAGGCTCAGGCGCGGGCTCCTCAGCGCGGGGCTgtggcggcggcggaggaggaggaggaggaggaggcggcggcggcggctccacGGCGGCGTCGCGGTGGTTCTTCAGCCGCGAGCAGCTGGACAACACGCCCTCCCGGCGCTGCGGCGTGGAGGCCGACAAGGAGCTCTCGTACCGGCAGCAGGCGGCCAACCTCATCCAGGACATGGGCCAGCGCCTCAACGT ATCTCAGCTGACAATAAATACTGCGATTGTTTACATGCACAGGTTTTATATGCACCATTCCTTCACAAAGTTTAATCGGAAC ataaTATCTCCTACGGCATTGTTCTTGGCTGCAAAAGTGGAAGAACAGCCGCGGAAACTCGAACATGTTATTAAAGTAGCACATGCCTGTCTTCACCCTCAAGAGCCACTACTGGATACAAAGAGTGAT GCATACCTTCAGCAAGCTCAAGAGCTGGTTATACTTGAAACAATAATGCTTCAAACTTTAG GTTTTGAGATTACCATTGAACATCCGCACACAGATGTTGTGAAATGTACGCAATTAGTGAGAG caAGCAAGGATTTGGCACAGACATCCTATTTCATGGCTACCAACAG TCTTCACCTTACTACATTCTGTCTTCAATACAAGCCTACGGTGATAGCATGTGTGTGCATTCACTTGGCCTGCAAGTGGTCTAACTGGGAGATTCCAGTATCGACTGATGGGAAACACTGGTGGGAATATGTGGATCCTTCGGTTACTCTGGAATTGCTGGATG AACTAACGCACGAGTTTCTGcaaatactggaaaaaacaCCTAGCAGGCTGAAGAGAATTAGAAATTGGCGG GCTAACCAGGCTGCTAGGAAACCTAAAGGTGATGGGCAGGTATCCGAGAACTCGCTTCTTGGCTCGTCTTTGGTCCAGAATTCCATTTTGGTGGATACAGTTACTGGTGTGGCCGCAAATACAAGTTTCCAAAAACCATCGACATCATTTCCTGCACCGGTACCTCTGACCTCAGGAAGTATTTCTGTTCCAGATAGTCATGCACCTGAAAATTTGGCAATACTAGCAACAGGGATGCCAAGTACCTCATACAATTTGGCATCCCACCAGGAATGGCCTCAGCATCAAGAACAAAACAGGACAGAACAAATATACTCTCAGAAACAGGAGACATTACCTCCTAGTCAGTATAACATGAACTTCCAGCCAGGGACGTCTGTACAGCTGCACTCGGGAGTACATCACAGACCCGACAAACTTGCCGAGCATTCTGCTGTCAAGCAAGAGTATTCTCATAAGTCAGGAAACAAACACCACGGACAAGTTGCTGCTCCCGTAATAATTCCTCAGAAAATGTCTCTGGATAAATACAGAGAGAAACGCAAACTAGAAACCCTTGAATTGGATGTGAGAGAACACTACGTAGCAACCCCAGGCGAACAGccacacaaaaaacacatgcCGGCGCAGACAGCCAGCAGTGCTTCCGTTACGTCtcccattaaaatgaaaatcccCATCACGAACGCAGAGAAGCCTGAAAAACACGTGtctgataaaaaagaaaagggaggctCGCTCAAACTGCGCATACCCATCCCGCCCACAGAAAAGGGTGCCAGTAAGGAggagctgaaaatgaaaattaaagtttcCTCCTCAGAAAGACATAGCTCATCGGATGAGGGCAGTGGAAAAAGTAAGCACTCCAGTCCACACGTTAGCAAGGAACACAAGGAGAAGCACAAAGACCACTCCTTAAATCGCCACCACAGCATGGGTCACAAGCACTCCCACTCGcacagtggcagcagcagtggcgGCAGTAAGCATAGTGCTGACGGCTTAACACCGACTGCTCTGAGGAGCCCCGTTGGCCTGAGTAGTGACGGCAATTCCTCTAGTTCCGGCTCGTCAAGGAAGAGGTTACACAGCAACGATGCTTCTCACAACCACCACTCCAAAATGAGCAAAAGTTCCAAAAGTTCAG GTGGGCTACGGACATCTCAGCACCCTCGTGAAACTGGACAAGAAGCCAGTGGAGAACGGTCCTGA
- the CCNT2 gene encoding cyclin-T2 isoform X2 has protein sequence MNEGARLLPPRCLWGSALAPAQCSSEPLSVAFSGRFQSSRSQLTINTAIVYMHRFYMHHSFTKFNRNIISPTALFLAAKVEEQPRKLEHVIKVAHACLHPQEPLLDTKSDAYLQQAQELVILETIMLQTLGFEITIEHPHTDVVKCTQLVRASKDLAQTSYFMATNSLHLTTFCLQYKPTVIACVCIHLACKWSNWEIPVSTDGKHWWEYVDPSVTLELLDELTHEFLQILEKTPSRLKRIRNWRANQAARKPKGDGQVSENSLLGSSLVQNSILVDTVTGVAANTSFQKPSTSFPAPVPLTSGSISVPDSHAPENLAILATGMPSTSYNLASHQEWPQHQEQNRTEQIYSQKQETLPPSQYNMNFQPGTSVQLHSGVHHRPDKLAEHSAVKQEYSHKSGNKHHGQVAAPVIIPQKMSLDKYREKRKLETLELDVREHYVATPGEQPHKKHMPAQTASSASVTSPIKMKIPITNAEKPEKHVSDKKEKGGSLKLRIPIPPTEKGASKEELKMKIKVSSSERHSSSDEGSGKSKHSSPHVSKEHKEKHKDHSLNRHHSMGHKHSHSHSGSSSGGSKHSADGLTPTALRSPVGLSSDGNSSSSGSSRKRLHSNDASHNHHSKMSKSSKSSGSSSSSSSVKQYVSSHSSVFNLPLPPPTPVTYQVGYGHLSTLVKLDKKPVENGPDAHHQYSTNSQHMDYKDTFDMLDSLLSAQGMNM, from the exons ATGAATGAGGGGGCCCGCCTGCTACCGCCACGCTGCCTGTGGGGATCCGCGCTAGCGCCCGCTCAGTGCTCCTCAGAGCCGCTCAGCGTCGCCTTCTCGGGCCGTTTCCAG TCCTCCAGATCTCAGCTGACAATAAATACTGCGATTGTTTACATGCACAGGTTTTATATGCACCATTCCTTCACAAAGTTTAATCGGAAC ataaTATCTCCTACGGCATTGTTCTTGGCTGCAAAAGTGGAAGAACAGCCGCGGAAACTCGAACATGTTATTAAAGTAGCACATGCCTGTCTTCACCCTCAAGAGCCACTACTGGATACAAAGAGTGAT GCATACCTTCAGCAAGCTCAAGAGCTGGTTATACTTGAAACAATAATGCTTCAAACTTTAG GTTTTGAGATTACCATTGAACATCCGCACACAGATGTTGTGAAATGTACGCAATTAGTGAGAG caAGCAAGGATTTGGCACAGACATCCTATTTCATGGCTACCAACAG TCTTCACCTTACTACATTCTGTCTTCAATACAAGCCTACGGTGATAGCATGTGTGTGCATTCACTTGGCCTGCAAGTGGTCTAACTGGGAGATTCCAGTATCGACTGATGGGAAACACTGGTGGGAATATGTGGATCCTTCGGTTACTCTGGAATTGCTGGATG AACTAACGCACGAGTTTCTGcaaatactggaaaaaacaCCTAGCAGGCTGAAGAGAATTAGAAATTGGCGG GCTAACCAGGCTGCTAGGAAACCTAAAGGTGATGGGCAGGTATCCGAGAACTCGCTTCTTGGCTCGTCTTTGGTCCAGAATTCCATTTTGGTGGATACAGTTACTGGTGTGGCCGCAAATACAAGTTTCCAAAAACCATCGACATCATTTCCTGCACCGGTACCTCTGACCTCAGGAAGTATTTCTGTTCCAGATAGTCATGCACCTGAAAATTTGGCAATACTAGCAACAGGGATGCCAAGTACCTCATACAATTTGGCATCCCACCAGGAATGGCCTCAGCATCAAGAACAAAACAGGACAGAACAAATATACTCTCAGAAACAGGAGACATTACCTCCTAGTCAGTATAACATGAACTTCCAGCCAGGGACGTCTGTACAGCTGCACTCGGGAGTACATCACAGACCCGACAAACTTGCCGAGCATTCTGCTGTCAAGCAAGAGTATTCTCATAAGTCAGGAAACAAACACCACGGACAAGTTGCTGCTCCCGTAATAATTCCTCAGAAAATGTCTCTGGATAAATACAGAGAGAAACGCAAACTAGAAACCCTTGAATTGGATGTGAGAGAACACTACGTAGCAACCCCAGGCGAACAGccacacaaaaaacacatgcCGGCGCAGACAGCCAGCAGTGCTTCCGTTACGTCtcccattaaaatgaaaatcccCATCACGAACGCAGAGAAGCCTGAAAAACACGTGtctgataaaaaagaaaagggaggctCGCTCAAACTGCGCATACCCATCCCGCCCACAGAAAAGGGTGCCAGTAAGGAggagctgaaaatgaaaattaaagtttcCTCCTCAGAAAGACATAGCTCATCGGATGAGGGCAGTGGAAAAAGTAAGCACTCCAGTCCACACGTTAGCAAGGAACACAAGGAGAAGCACAAAGACCACTCCTTAAATCGCCACCACAGCATGGGTCACAAGCACTCCCACTCGcacagtggcagcagcagtggcgGCAGTAAGCATAGTGCTGACGGCTTAACACCGACTGCTCTGAGGAGCCCCGTTGGCCTGAGTAGTGACGGCAATTCCTCTAGTTCCGGCTCGTCAAGGAAGAGGTTACACAGCAACGATGCTTCTCACAACCACCACTCCAAAATGAGCAAAAGTTCCAAAAGTTCAGGTAGTTCATCTAGTTCTTCCTCTGTTAAGCAGTATGTATCCTCTCACAGCTCTGTTTTTAACCTTCCCTTACCCCCTCCTACCCCTGTCACATACCAGGTGGGCTACGGACATCTCAGCACCCTCGTGAAACTGGACAAGAAGCCAGTGGAGAACGGTCCTGATGCCCATCACCAGTACAGTACAAACAGCCAGCATATGGACTACAAAGACACATTCGACATGCTGGATTCGCTGTTAAGTGCCCAAGGAATGAACATGTAG
- the CCNT2 gene encoding cyclin-T2 isoform X4: MLVHDTLLELKIGSQGFLGLFLLLCRLSASKDLAQTSYFMATNSLHLTTFCLQYKPTVIACVCIHLACKWSNWEIPVSTDGKHWWEYVDPSVTLELLDELTHEFLQILEKTPSRLKRIRNWRANQAARKPKGDGQVSENSLLGSSLVQNSILVDTVTGVAANTSFQKPSTSFPAPVPLTSGSISVPDSHAPENLAILATGMPSTSYNLASHQEWPQHQEQNRTEQIYSQKQETLPPSQYNMNFQPGTSVQLHSGVHHRPDKLAEHSAVKQEYSHKSGNKHHGQVAAPVIIPQKMSLDKYREKRKLETLELDVREHYVATPGEQPHKKHMPAQTASSASVTSPIKMKIPITNAEKPEKHVSDKKEKGGSLKLRIPIPPTEKGASKEELKMKIKVSSSERHSSSDEGSGKSKHSSPHVSKEHKEKHKDHSLNRHHSMGHKHSHSHSGSSSGGSKHSADGLTPTALRSPVGLSSDGNSSSSGSSRKRLHSNDASHNHHSKMSKSSKSSGSSSSSSSVKQYVSSHSSVFNLPLPPPTPVTYQVGYGHLSTLVKLDKKPVENGPDAHHQYSTNSQHMDYKDTFDMLDSLLSAQGMNM; the protein is encoded by the exons ATGTTGGTACACGACACTCTTTTGGAACTGAAGATTGGATCACAAGGATTTCTAGGATTGttcttgctgctctgcaggttATCAG caAGCAAGGATTTGGCACAGACATCCTATTTCATGGCTACCAACAG TCTTCACCTTACTACATTCTGTCTTCAATACAAGCCTACGGTGATAGCATGTGTGTGCATTCACTTGGCCTGCAAGTGGTCTAACTGGGAGATTCCAGTATCGACTGATGGGAAACACTGGTGGGAATATGTGGATCCTTCGGTTACTCTGGAATTGCTGGATG AACTAACGCACGAGTTTCTGcaaatactggaaaaaacaCCTAGCAGGCTGAAGAGAATTAGAAATTGGCGG GCTAACCAGGCTGCTAGGAAACCTAAAGGTGATGGGCAGGTATCCGAGAACTCGCTTCTTGGCTCGTCTTTGGTCCAGAATTCCATTTTGGTGGATACAGTTACTGGTGTGGCCGCAAATACAAGTTTCCAAAAACCATCGACATCATTTCCTGCACCGGTACCTCTGACCTCAGGAAGTATTTCTGTTCCAGATAGTCATGCACCTGAAAATTTGGCAATACTAGCAACAGGGATGCCAAGTACCTCATACAATTTGGCATCCCACCAGGAATGGCCTCAGCATCAAGAACAAAACAGGACAGAACAAATATACTCTCAGAAACAGGAGACATTACCTCCTAGTCAGTATAACATGAACTTCCAGCCAGGGACGTCTGTACAGCTGCACTCGGGAGTACATCACAGACCCGACAAACTTGCCGAGCATTCTGCTGTCAAGCAAGAGTATTCTCATAAGTCAGGAAACAAACACCACGGACAAGTTGCTGCTCCCGTAATAATTCCTCAGAAAATGTCTCTGGATAAATACAGAGAGAAACGCAAACTAGAAACCCTTGAATTGGATGTGAGAGAACACTACGTAGCAACCCCAGGCGAACAGccacacaaaaaacacatgcCGGCGCAGACAGCCAGCAGTGCTTCCGTTACGTCtcccattaaaatgaaaatcccCATCACGAACGCAGAGAAGCCTGAAAAACACGTGtctgataaaaaagaaaagggaggctCGCTCAAACTGCGCATACCCATCCCGCCCACAGAAAAGGGTGCCAGTAAGGAggagctgaaaatgaaaattaaagtttcCTCCTCAGAAAGACATAGCTCATCGGATGAGGGCAGTGGAAAAAGTAAGCACTCCAGTCCACACGTTAGCAAGGAACACAAGGAGAAGCACAAAGACCACTCCTTAAATCGCCACCACAGCATGGGTCACAAGCACTCCCACTCGcacagtggcagcagcagtggcgGCAGTAAGCATAGTGCTGACGGCTTAACACCGACTGCTCTGAGGAGCCCCGTTGGCCTGAGTAGTGACGGCAATTCCTCTAGTTCCGGCTCGTCAAGGAAGAGGTTACACAGCAACGATGCTTCTCACAACCACCACTCCAAAATGAGCAAAAGTTCCAAAAGTTCAGGTAGTTCATCTAGTTCTTCCTCTGTTAAGCAGTATGTATCCTCTCACAGCTCTGTTTTTAACCTTCCCTTACCCCCTCCTACCCCTGTCACATACCAGGTGGGCTACGGACATCTCAGCACCCTCGTGAAACTGGACAAGAAGCCAGTGGAGAACGGTCCTGATGCCCATCACCAGTACAGTACAAACAGCCAGCATATGGACTACAAAGACACATTCGACATGCTGGATTCGCTGTTAAGTGCCCAAGGAATGAACATGTAG
- the CCNT2 gene encoding cyclin-T2 isoform X5: MKAAFNPRFKPLWPAIPLSSKDLAQTSYFMATNSLHLTTFCLQYKPTVIACVCIHLACKWSNWEIPVSTDGKHWWEYVDPSVTLELLDELTHEFLQILEKTPSRLKRIRNWRANQAARKPKGDGQVSENSLLGSSLVQNSILVDTVTGVAANTSFQKPSTSFPAPVPLTSGSISVPDSHAPENLAILATGMPSTSYNLASHQEWPQHQEQNRTEQIYSQKQETLPPSQYNMNFQPGTSVQLHSGVHHRPDKLAEHSAVKQEYSHKSGNKHHGQVAAPVIIPQKMSLDKYREKRKLETLELDVREHYVATPGEQPHKKHMPAQTASSASVTSPIKMKIPITNAEKPEKHVSDKKEKGGSLKLRIPIPPTEKGASKEELKMKIKVSSSERHSSSDEGSGKSKHSSPHVSKEHKEKHKDHSLNRHHSMGHKHSHSHSGSSSGGSKHSADGLTPTALRSPVGLSSDGNSSSSGSSRKRLHSNDASHNHHSKMSKSSKSSGSSSSSSSVKQYVSSHSSVFNLPLPPPTPVTYQVGYGHLSTLVKLDKKPVENGPDAHHQYSTNSQHMDYKDTFDMLDSLLSAQGMNM, translated from the exons ATGAAGGCTGCGTTCAATCCTCGGTTTAAGCCATTGTGGCCAGCTATCCCATTAT caAGCAAGGATTTGGCACAGACATCCTATTTCATGGCTACCAACAG TCTTCACCTTACTACATTCTGTCTTCAATACAAGCCTACGGTGATAGCATGTGTGTGCATTCACTTGGCCTGCAAGTGGTCTAACTGGGAGATTCCAGTATCGACTGATGGGAAACACTGGTGGGAATATGTGGATCCTTCGGTTACTCTGGAATTGCTGGATG AACTAACGCACGAGTTTCTGcaaatactggaaaaaacaCCTAGCAGGCTGAAGAGAATTAGAAATTGGCGG GCTAACCAGGCTGCTAGGAAACCTAAAGGTGATGGGCAGGTATCCGAGAACTCGCTTCTTGGCTCGTCTTTGGTCCAGAATTCCATTTTGGTGGATACAGTTACTGGTGTGGCCGCAAATACAAGTTTCCAAAAACCATCGACATCATTTCCTGCACCGGTACCTCTGACCTCAGGAAGTATTTCTGTTCCAGATAGTCATGCACCTGAAAATTTGGCAATACTAGCAACAGGGATGCCAAGTACCTCATACAATTTGGCATCCCACCAGGAATGGCCTCAGCATCAAGAACAAAACAGGACAGAACAAATATACTCTCAGAAACAGGAGACATTACCTCCTAGTCAGTATAACATGAACTTCCAGCCAGGGACGTCTGTACAGCTGCACTCGGGAGTACATCACAGACCCGACAAACTTGCCGAGCATTCTGCTGTCAAGCAAGAGTATTCTCATAAGTCAGGAAACAAACACCACGGACAAGTTGCTGCTCCCGTAATAATTCCTCAGAAAATGTCTCTGGATAAATACAGAGAGAAACGCAAACTAGAAACCCTTGAATTGGATGTGAGAGAACACTACGTAGCAACCCCAGGCGAACAGccacacaaaaaacacatgcCGGCGCAGACAGCCAGCAGTGCTTCCGTTACGTCtcccattaaaatgaaaatcccCATCACGAACGCAGAGAAGCCTGAAAAACACGTGtctgataaaaaagaaaagggaggctCGCTCAAACTGCGCATACCCATCCCGCCCACAGAAAAGGGTGCCAGTAAGGAggagctgaaaatgaaaattaaagtttcCTCCTCAGAAAGACATAGCTCATCGGATGAGGGCAGTGGAAAAAGTAAGCACTCCAGTCCACACGTTAGCAAGGAACACAAGGAGAAGCACAAAGACCACTCCTTAAATCGCCACCACAGCATGGGTCACAAGCACTCCCACTCGcacagtggcagcagcagtggcgGCAGTAAGCATAGTGCTGACGGCTTAACACCGACTGCTCTGAGGAGCCCCGTTGGCCTGAGTAGTGACGGCAATTCCTCTAGTTCCGGCTCGTCAAGGAAGAGGTTACACAGCAACGATGCTTCTCACAACCACCACTCCAAAATGAGCAAAAGTTCCAAAAGTTCAGGTAGTTCATCTAGTTCTTCCTCTGTTAAGCAGTATGTATCCTCTCACAGCTCTGTTTTTAACCTTCCCTTACCCCCTCCTACCCCTGTCACATACCAGGTGGGCTACGGACATCTCAGCACCCTCGTGAAACTGGACAAGAAGCCAGTGGAGAACGGTCCTGATGCCCATCACCAGTACAGTACAAACAGCCAGCATATGGACTACAAAGACACATTCGACATGCTGGATTCGCTGTTAAGTGCCCAAGGAATGAACATGTAG